The sequence below is a genomic window from Labilibaculum sp. DW002.
TAGTGGTGGTTATCTTGTGTTTGCTGGCTTGCAGGATCTACTAGAGATTTTGAAGAATTTTAGATACAATGAGGCTAATATTGAATTTCTTCGAAAGTCTGGTTTAAGAAATGAATTTCTTGATTACTTAAAAGAATTTCGTTTCACAGCTACTATTTATAGTGTGAAAGAAGGTGAGATTGTATTTCCCAATGAACCGATCGTTCGAGTTGAAGGAAATATTATTGAGGCTCAGTTGGTTGAGACTTTACTGTTGAATTATCTTAATTTCCAGTCGCTTATAGCGACAAAAGCTTGCCGAATTAGAAATGTAATTGGAGATAAAGAATTTTCAGATTTTGGTTTGAGAAGAGCACAAGGATTAGGTGGTATTCATGCAAGTCGTGCAGCAGTAATCGGTGGTGCAAACACAACTTCGAATGTTTACAGTGCATTTAATTACGATATTCCGCTAACGGGAACTCAAGCTCATTCATGGATTCAAAGTTTTGATTATGAATTGGACGCTTTCCGTCAATATGCCAATATCAATCCTGATAATACGGTTTTACTTGTAGATACTTATAACACTTTGAGGTCTGGCGTTCCGAATGCGATAAAAGTTGCCAAGGAGTTAGAGGCTGAAGGACATAAAATGATCGGAATTCGTTTGGATAGTGGTGATTTAGCTTATTTAAGTCAGAAAGCTAGAAAAATGTTAAACGAAGCAGGTTTAGATTACGTGAAGATTATTGCATCTAACCAGTTAAATGAATATGTAATTAAAAGTTTGAATGAACAAGGAGCACAATTAGATGGTTATGGTATTGGAACCGAATTGGTAACGGGAAAAGATACTGGCGCGCTAGATGGTGTGTATAAATTGGTGCAAAATAATGGTGTTCCTCGTTTGAAAATATCTGAGAATATTGAGAAGATTACCATGCCTGGAAAGAAAAAACTTGTTCGCTATTTTGATGAAGAAGGAATGTTTTTTCGAGATGGAGTTCTTCTGGAAAATGAGGAATCTACAAGCAGGTTGTTTCATGCCTTTCACTCGCACAAAAATACTTACGTAACAAATTACAAATGTGAAGAACTCACGCATAAGGTAATGGAAAATGGGAAAGTCTTGATTGAAAATCAAAGCCCAACTGAAATTAATGCTTATTTAAGAAAGAGATTCGCTCAGTTACCAGATGGACACAAGCGTTTTATTAGTCCACATATTTACAAAGTTGGCTTTTCTGAAAACTTGTTGGATGTAAGAGATCATCTATTGATGGATATTCGATCGAAAATCAGATAAGTTTTAATTGATTCGTAACCGTTAAGCATTGACAATGGAAAGTTTAAATTCTAAAATAATTCGTCCTACACTATTATTGGATAAAGCAAAGTGTATTTCAAATATTGAGAATATGATTGCAAAAGCGCAACGAGCCAATGCACGTTTGCGTCCTCATTTTAAAACGCATCAATCTGCCCAAATAGGTGATTGGTTTAAAGAAAGAGGTGTTGAAGCTATTGCTGTTTCGTCGATGGTGATGGCACAATATTTTGCAGACAATGGATGGAAGGATATTACGGTTGCGATTCCTGTTAATCTTCGGGAAATAGAGTTGATTAACGAGTTAGCATCGAAAATTCAATTGAATTTAGTGCTTGAATCTCGAGAAGCAATTGCCTATTTAGAATCTGAATTGGAACATCCTGTTGGAATTTTCATTAAGGTTGATACAGGTTATCAGCGTTCAGGAATTCCTGCCGAGGCGATAGGGTCGTTACGTTTGTTAGTTGACTTGATGAAGGAAACTGAAAAATTGAATTGTAAGGGATTTTTAGCGCATACAGGACACAATTACAAGGCTGATGATCATGAGCAAATTCATAAAAATCATTCCAAAACACTTCTCGATTTAAATGAACTGAAAGATGTTTTCAGAAAAGATATTACAGGTTTAGAGGTTTCTTTAGGAGATACGCCAGCCTGCAGTATTAGCGAGGAATTTTATGGAATTGATGAGATTCGACCTGGAAATTTTGTATTCTATGATATCATGCAATATGTTTTGGGTGCTTGCGATGAAAGCCAAATTGCGGTTGCCATGGCTTGTCCTGTTATTGCAAAAAATATTGATCGAAATGAATTGGTGATTCATGGTGGAGGTGTTCACTTTTCAAAAGAATATTTAGAAGCTGATGATGAGGGAACCAAGTTGTTTGGTAGTATTGTTCGAATTGCGGAGAATGGTTGGAGTGAAATTTTAGGAGGTGGATTCTTGGCAAGTCTTTCACAAGAACATGGGATTATCCGCTGTAGCGATGCTTTATTTGATGAGTTTACGATTGGAGACTTGATAGGAGTGTTGCCTGTGCATTCATGCCTTACTACTAATTTAATGAGGAAGTTAATGACCACAGAAGGAGAATGGATTACAACAATGAACAGTTAGCAGTAAACAGTTATCAGAAAACAGTGATCAGTTAACAATGAACAGTGAGTCGTTTTTACTCGCTAGAAAATCAAGGGATGAATTACAAGAGGGTGTTGGATCGATTTAGTATAAGCAAAGTTAGGAAAGTAATTGTTGCTGAAATTACTTGTGTTGATAATTCCAACGCAACGATAGCTTTATCTTTAGCTTTGGGTGTTTTTCTTGCATTTTCGCCTGCCTGGGGTTTTCAAACGGCACTTGCCATCTCATTAGCATTGCTTTTGAGATTAAATAAGGTTCTCGCTTTAATTACTGTCAATATCAGCAGTATTCCGCCATTAATTCCTCTGATTTTTATTGCTGGATATCAAACAGGTGCACTTGTTTTGAAAGGTGAGTTTCAGAAAGAAGTTCCTGATTTGATGAGTCTCAGTACTTTGGGTGAAAATTACCTGCAATTTGCATTGGGTTCCATGGTGTTTGCAGTACTAATTGGTGTGATTTTCTATTTGGTGATTTATTTGATTTTAGGAAGGTATCGTAAGTTGTAATTTATTAAATCGCAACCATTGGGTTAGGGATTGGAGTGAAAACCCCACAGTGAGGAACGAGCGAGGAGTTGAAACAAAAGCCCGACCTGAAAGGAAACCCCATAAAAAAAGGAACGCACTTTCGTACGTTCCTTACAAATCAGTATCTGATTATATTATTTTACAGGTACATTCTTAAGAGTTTCTACAGTGAAATCCCAAAATTTCTGAACAGTATCGATCTTCACTTTCTCATCCGGAGAGTGAGGGAAACGAATCGTTGGTCCGAAAGAAATCATATCCCAATGTGGGTAATTAGCACCTAATAAACCACACTCAAGACCAGCGTGAATTGCTTTGATCTCAGGAATCTTACCATACTTGTTGTTATAAACTTCTTGCATTGTTTTCAAGATTGGAGAGTCCATATTTGGCTTCCATCCTGGATACTCACCTTCCAATACAATCTTAGCACCTGCTAAAGTAAATACAGAAGTCAACATTTCAGCTAAATCTTCTTTTGCAGAGTTCACTGAAGAACGCATTAAAGACTGAATAATGATTTTTTTATCATCGCTATAAACACGAGCAAGGTTATTTGAAGTTTCAACCAAACCTGGCATCGCATCACTCATACGGATTACGCCATTAGGACATGCGTAAATAGCATCGATTAAGTTCTTCTGGCTCTTGTTTTTGAAAACTGTTTTAGGAGCTTCAGTTGGCTCAGCAAAGAATGCTAAATCTGGCTCAACAGCTGATAATTCTGCTTTGTAAATTGCTTCGTACTCTGCAACTCCAGCAAGGAATTTCTCAGTATATCTTTCTGGAATCGTTACAACTGCGAATGACTCACGTGGAATAGCATTACGTAAAGAACCTCCATCAACAGAAGAAAGACGTAAACCGAAATTCTTAGCAGCATGCTTCAAGAAACGGAAAAGTAATTTGTTAGAGTTTCCTCTACCTAAGATAATCTCCATTCCTGAGTGACCGCCTTTAAGACCTTTCATGTTCAATTTGAAAGCAGCAGTTTCCTTAGGCGTATCAGTTAATTTATTTTTGAAAGTTACGTTAGCATCAATACCACCAGCACAACCTACATATAATTCACCTTCGTCCTCTGAGTCCATATTCAAAAGAATATCACCATCAAGAACACCTGGCTGAAGACCAAAAGCACCAGTCATCCCAGTTTCCTCATCAGAAGTAAATAAAGCCTCAACTGGTCCGTGAACCATATCAGTAGCTTGAAGAACAGCCATTGCAGCAGCAACACCCATACCATTATCAGCACCAAGAGTTGTTCCATTAGCAGTCAACCACTCACCGTCTACAAAAGTTTCAATAGGGTCTTTCTCAAAATCATGCTCTGTGTCAGAGTTCTTCTGAGGAACCATATCAAGGTGACCTTGCATGATAACACCCATTCTATCTTCCATTCCCGGAGTAGCAGGCTTCTTAATAATGATGTTTCCTACTTCATCTTTAATTGTCTCAAGACCTAAGTCTTCACCAAACTTCACCATGAATGCCTGGATCTCATCTTCATGCTTTGATGGACGAGGAATTTGAGTTAATGAATAAAAATTCTCCCAAATTGCTTTAGGCTCTAGGCTTAAAATTTCTTTGCTCATTATTATATTCCTCCGTTAAATTTTAGTGTTATTTATTCAAGAGCACT
It includes:
- a CDS encoding nicotinate phosphoribosyltransferase, with product MNTLTDNTGLYTDYYELTMAQGYFLSGKKDEQTVFDYYYRTNPYSGGYLVFAGLQDLLEILKNFRYNEANIEFLRKSGLRNEFLDYLKEFRFTATIYSVKEGEIVFPNEPIVRVEGNIIEAQLVETLLLNYLNFQSLIATKACRIRNVIGDKEFSDFGLRRAQGLGGIHASRAAVIGGANTTSNVYSAFNYDIPLTGTQAHSWIQSFDYELDAFRQYANINPDNTVLLVDTYNTLRSGVPNAIKVAKELEAEGHKMIGIRLDSGDLAYLSQKARKMLNEAGLDYVKIIASNQLNEYVIKSLNEQGAQLDGYGIGTELVTGKDTGALDGVYKLVQNNGVPRLKISENIEKITMPGKKKLVRYFDEEGMFFRDGVLLENEESTSRLFHAFHSHKNTYVTNYKCEELTHKVMENGKVLIENQSPTEINAYLRKRFAQLPDGHKRFISPHIYKVGFSENLLDVRDHLLMDIRSKIR
- a CDS encoding alanine racemase, which codes for MESLNSKIIRPTLLLDKAKCISNIENMIAKAQRANARLRPHFKTHQSAQIGDWFKERGVEAIAVSSMVMAQYFADNGWKDITVAIPVNLREIELINELASKIQLNLVLESREAIAYLESELEHPVGIFIKVDTGYQRSGIPAEAIGSLRLLVDLMKETEKLNCKGFLAHTGHNYKADDHEQIHKNHSKTLLDLNELKDVFRKDITGLEVSLGDTPACSISEEFYGIDEIRPGNFVFYDIMQYVLGACDESQIAVAMACPVIAKNIDRNELVIHGGGVHFSKEYLEADDEGTKLFGSIVRIAENGWSEILGGGFLASLSQEHGIIRCSDALFDEFTIGDLIGVLPVHSCLTTNLMRKLMTTEGEWITTMNS
- a CDS encoding DUF2062 domain-containing protein; the encoded protein is MNYKRVLDRFSISKVRKVIVAEITCVDNSNATIALSLALGVFLAFSPAWGFQTALAISLALLLRLNKVLALITVNISSIPPLIPLIFIAGYQTGALVLKGEFQKEVPDLMSLSTLGENYLQFALGSMVFAVLIGVIFYLVIYLILGRYRKL
- a CDS encoding aminoacyl-histidine dipeptidase → MSKEILSLEPKAIWENFYSLTQIPRPSKHEDEIQAFMVKFGEDLGLETIKDEVGNIIIKKPATPGMEDRMGVIMQGHLDMVPQKNSDTEHDFEKDPIETFVDGEWLTANGTTLGADNGMGVAAAMAVLQATDMVHGPVEALFTSDEETGMTGAFGLQPGVLDGDILLNMDSEDEGELYVGCAGGIDANVTFKNKLTDTPKETAAFKLNMKGLKGGHSGMEIILGRGNSNKLLFRFLKHAAKNFGLRLSSVDGGSLRNAIPRESFAVVTIPERYTEKFLAGVAEYEAIYKAELSAVEPDLAFFAEPTEAPKTVFKNKSQKNLIDAIYACPNGVIRMSDAMPGLVETSNNLARVYSDDKKIIIQSLMRSSVNSAKEDLAEMLTSVFTLAGAKIVLEGEYPGWKPNMDSPILKTMQEVYNNKYGKIPEIKAIHAGLECGLLGANYPHWDMISFGPTIRFPHSPDEKVKIDTVQKFWDFTVETLKNVPVK